From the genome of Staphylococcus haemolyticus, one region includes:
- a CDS encoding competence protein CoiA, with amino-acid sequence MLIAINQQGEQVYAHRAKKQDSYFCPHCSSQLLLKCGTKNIPHFAHKVDSVCYCAKQESEQHYFVKCFIAKMLSQLHYRVQIEPYCPTIQQYPDILVNSKYVIEIQFSRIDIEEIIERTKGFKQLNMEVIWLIQDCRYHRGRLYLNSFQAHFIHPINRCLYVWNQKNKCVVLYSQIQHIGGKQFIAKQTVIEINELVNQISIMSTPYQHIFKLTKSEIHYYLNQCRRKNSVLEPSLSAIYQLRLTDEAVYHNFGYIFPYQLYIENHPVQWQLQFKLFNEQEFDVHQCLKAFLKFRQMYLNTISMDCVVSELINHYIKYS; translated from the coding sequence ATGTTAATCGCTATAAATCAACAAGGCGAGCAAGTATATGCACATCGTGCAAAGAAACAGGACAGCTATTTTTGTCCGCATTGTAGCTCACAACTACTATTAAAGTGTGGCACAAAAAATATCCCGCATTTCGCGCATAAGGTTGATAGCGTATGTTATTGTGCAAAACAAGAATCCGAACAACATTACTTTGTAAAGTGTTTTATTGCGAAGATGTTATCACAACTACATTATCGCGTTCAAATTGAACCTTATTGTCCAACTATTCAACAATACCCAGACATACTAGTGAATTCAAAATACGTAATTGAAATTCAATTTTCTAGAATAGATATTGAAGAGATCATAGAACGAACAAAGGGATTTAAACAGCTGAATATGGAAGTCATTTGGTTAATTCAAGATTGTCGATATCATAGGGGGAGACTATATCTCAATTCATTTCAAGCACATTTTATACATCCAATAAATAGGTGTTTATATGTATGGAATCAAAAGAACAAGTGTGTTGTTTTATATAGTCAAATTCAGCATATTGGTGGCAAACAATTTATCGCAAAACAAACAGTAATTGAAATCAACGAATTAGTGAATCAGATTAGTATCATGTCTACGCCATATCAACACATTTTCAAGCTAACTAAATCTGAAATACATTATTACTTGAATCAATGTAGAAGGAAAAATTCCGTCCTTGAACCATCGTTAAGCGCAATATACCAGTTAAGATTAACAGATGAAGCTGTTTATCATAACTTCGGCTACATATTCCCTTATCAACTTTATATTGAGAATCATCCAGTTCAGTGGCAATTACAATTTAAATTATTTAATGAACAAGAGTTTGATGTACATCAGTGTTTAAAAGCCTTTCTTAAATTTAGGCAGATGTACCTTAACACTATTTCTATGGATTGTGTTGTCTCAGAACTTATTAATCATTACATTAAATATAGTTAA
- the mecA gene encoding adaptor protein MecA has product MRIERVDDTTVKLFITYSDIEARGFSREDLWTNRKRGEEFFWSMMDEINEEEDFVVEGPLWIQVHAFEKGVEVTISKSKNEEAMNMSDEDANEQFEEQVNELLANTLENEESIEDLFEQRAQQQKHSHKSEQKQTKQRPNIRTVIVKFDDLEQVISYAYHHNLSTDEFEDLLYMNDNKYYYAIHFDESVSQEMINDSYSQVLEFAYPTDKTEVYLNDYAKIIMSHNVTAQVRRYFPDTVE; this is encoded by the coding sequence ATGAGAATAGAACGCGTTGATGACACAACAGTCAAATTATTTATAACTTATAGTGATATTGAAGCTAGAGGATTCAGTCGAGAAGATTTATGGACTAACCGTAAAAGAGGCGAAGAATTCTTCTGGTCAATGATGGATGAAATCAATGAAGAAGAAGACTTCGTAGTTGAAGGGCCTCTTTGGATACAAGTACATGCCTTTGAAAAAGGTGTGGAAGTTACGATTTCTAAATCTAAAAATGAAGAAGCTATGAATATGTCTGATGAAGATGCAAACGAGCAATTTGAAGAACAAGTTAACGAATTACTTGCAAATACATTAGAAAATGAAGAGAGCATTGAAGATTTATTCGAACAAAGAGCACAACAACAAAAGCACTCTCATAAGTCTGAACAAAAACAAACGAAACAACGTCCGAACATAAGAACAGTTATCGTTAAATTTGATGATTTAGAGCAAGTTATTAGTTATGCATATCACCATAATTTATCAACTGATGAATTTGAAGATTTATTATATATGAATGACAATAAATATTACTATGCTATTCACTTTGATGAATCAGTCAGTCAAGAAATGATTAACGATAGTTATAGTCAGGTGTTAGAGTTTGCATATCCAACAGATAAAACTGAAGTATACTTAAATGATTATGCTAAGATTATTATGAGTCATAATGTAACTGCTCAAGTGAGACGTTATTTCCCAGACACAGTTGAATAA
- the spxA gene encoding transcriptional regulator SpxA — protein sequence MVTLFTSPSCTSCRKAKAWLQEHDIPYTERNIFSEHLTIDEIKQILKMTEDGTDEIISTRSKTYQKLNVDIDSLPLQDLYAIIQDNPGLLRRPIILDEKRLQVGYNEDEIRRFLPRKVRTFQLQEAQRLVD from the coding sequence ATGGTAACATTATTTACTTCACCAAGTTGCACATCTTGCCGTAAAGCGAAAGCATGGTTACAAGAACATGACATTCCATATACGGAGCGTAACATTTTTTCTGAACATTTAACAATTGATGAAATCAAACAAATTTTAAAAATGACTGAAGACGGTACTGACGAGATTATTTCTACTCGTTCTAAAACATACCAAAAATTAAATGTTGATATTGATTCTTTACCACTACAAGATCTTTATGCGATCATTCAAGATAATCCAGGACTATTACGTCGTCCAATTATTCTAGATGAAAAACGTTTACAGGTTGGCTATAACGAAGATGAAATTAGACGTTTCTTACCTAGAAAGGTTCGTACTTTCCAATTACAAGAAGCGCAACGTCTTGTTGATTAA
- the trpS gene encoding tryptophan--tRNA ligase — METLFSGIQPSGIPTIGNYIGALKQFADVQNDYDCYFCIVDQHAITVPQDKIKLRKQIRQLAAIYLASGINPEKATLFIQSEVPAHVQAGWMLTTISSVGELERMTQYKDKAQKRTDGIPAGLLTYPPLMAADIVIYNTNIVPVGEDQKQHMELTRNLVERFNSRYNDILVKPEIRMPKVGGRVMSLQDPTKKMSKSDDNQKNFISLLDEPNVAAKKIKSAVTDSDGIIKFDRDNKPGISNLLTIYSSLTNESIKDLEAKYENEGYGKFKTDLSEIVKDFLINFQEKYNEFYNSDKLDDILDHGRDKAQKASFKTLKKMERAMGLGRKR; from the coding sequence ATGGAGACATTATTTTCAGGAATTCAACCTAGTGGAATACCCACAATTGGTAATTATATTGGGGCATTAAAACAATTTGCTGATGTACAAAATGATTATGATTGTTATTTTTGCATCGTCGACCAACATGCTATTACAGTGCCTCAAGATAAAATCAAATTACGTAAACAAATCCGTCAACTTGCGGCTATTTATTTAGCATCTGGCATAAACCCAGAAAAAGCTACCTTATTTATACAATCTGAAGTACCAGCACACGTGCAAGCAGGTTGGATGCTCACAACAATTTCAAGTGTTGGAGAACTTGAACGTATGACTCAATATAAAGATAAAGCTCAAAAACGTACTGACGGTATTCCAGCAGGATTACTAACTTACCCACCATTAATGGCTGCAGATATTGTGATATACAATACTAATATTGTTCCAGTTGGTGAAGACCAAAAACAACATATGGAATTAACACGTAACTTAGTCGAACGTTTTAATAGTCGTTATAATGACATTTTGGTTAAACCAGAAATTCGTATGCCTAAAGTAGGTGGTCGCGTCATGAGTTTACAAGACCCAACGAAGAAAATGAGTAAAAGTGATGATAATCAGAAAAACTTTATTTCATTACTAGACGAGCCTAATGTGGCAGCAAAGAAAATTAAAAGTGCTGTAACAGATTCAGATGGAATTATTAAATTTGATCGTGATAATAAACCAGGTATTTCAAATTTATTAACAATATACTCTAGCTTAACAAATGAATCTATTAAAGATTTAGAAGCTAAGTACGAAAATGAAGGATACGGTAAGTTCAAAACAGATTTATCAGAAATCGTCAAAGATTTCTTAATTAACTTCCAAGAAAAATATAATGAATTTTACAATTCAGATAAATTAGATGACATCCTAGATCATGGTCGCGATAAAGCTCAAAAAGCGTCATTCAAAACATTGAAAAAAATGGAACGTGCTATGGGACTGGGACGTAAAAGATAA
- a CDS encoding ISL3-like element ISSha1 family transposase, whose product MCKSILNTLRIKDKNLNFSDEVIEKKHKGRMSLFYYAELTYQPTHCENCSTKNENFSIVKNGKKTSTITLLKIMEMPAYLELQKQRFYCKSCDSHFTAKSNIVDAHCFISNKTKLAVLDKAQEYRSQKSIAKSCLVSSMTVSRVINQAASDVGQSSFDALPEHLMMDEFKSVKNVIGKMSFIYADAVSHRIVDVVADRKLKSLKDHFYRYSLKLRQKVKTVTIDMYEPYMSLIKQLFPNAKIIIDRFHIVQSLNRALNMSRVHVMNCYRTSNRPLYNKYKSYWKLFLKPFETLEAFNYHKVHLFKEWKTEKGIINYLLGVDVELFNTYHYVHELRRLLKENQIEKFNHKLFSIHLSDVCPKLRPVIRTLRRLAAFIENTMTYSNLTNGPLEGINNKIKLIKRVSFGYRNYDNLRNRIIITSRLFASTTKKESLGHKP is encoded by the coding sequence ATGTGTAAGTCTATATTAAATACATTAAGAATTAAAGATAAAAATCTAAATTTTTCAGATGAAGTGATTGAGAAAAAACATAAAGGACGAATGAGCTTGTTTTACTATGCCGAGCTCACTTATCAACCTACACATTGTGAAAATTGTTCAACTAAAAATGAAAATTTCTCAATAGTAAAAAATGGTAAGAAAACCTCAACGATTACTTTACTTAAAATTATGGAAATGCCCGCTTATTTAGAACTTCAAAAACAAAGATTTTATTGTAAATCATGTGACAGTCATTTTACTGCTAAATCTAATATTGTCGACGCTCATTGCTTTATTTCTAATAAAACAAAACTTGCAGTTTTAGATAAAGCACAAGAATACCGCTCTCAAAAATCTATCGCTAAGTCATGCTTAGTATCATCAATGACTGTGTCTAGAGTGATTAATCAAGCGGCAAGCGACGTAGGTCAGTCTTCTTTTGATGCTTTACCTGAACACTTAATGATGGACGAATTTAAAAGTGTTAAAAATGTAATCGGAAAAATGAGTTTTATTTATGCAGATGCTGTATCGCACCGCATCGTAGATGTGGTAGCGGATCGTAAGTTAAAATCGCTAAAAGATCATTTTTATCGCTATTCTTTGAAACTCAGACAAAAAGTCAAAACAGTCACGATTGATATGTATGAACCATATATGTCACTAATCAAACAATTATTTCCTAACGCGAAGATTATTATTGATCGTTTTCATATTGTTCAATCTTTAAATCGAGCGTTAAATATGTCTAGAGTTCATGTAATGAATTGTTATAGAACCTCTAATAGACCGCTTTATAATAAATATAAAAGTTATTGGAAACTATTTCTTAAACCTTTTGAAACGCTAGAAGCATTTAATTATCATAAAGTCCATTTATTTAAAGAGTGGAAAACCGAAAAAGGCATTATAAATTACTTATTAGGTGTAGATGTAGAACTATTTAATACATACCACTACGTTCATGAGCTAAGAAGATTATTAAAAGAAAATCAAATAGAGAAATTTAATCATAAACTCTTTTCTATTCATCTTTCAGATGTGTGTCCTAAATTACGCCCAGTCATTAGAACTTTAAGACGATTAGCAGCTTTCATTGAAAATACTATGACATATTCTAACCTGACCAACGGTCCGTTAGAAGGAATTAATAATAAAATCAAACTCATTAAAAGGGTATCTTTTGGTTATAGAAATTATGATAATTTACGTAATCGAATTATTATAACTTCGCGACTATTTGCGTCAACAACAAAAAAAGAGAGTCTGGGACATAAACCCTAG
- a CDS encoding peptide ABC transporter substrate-binding protein, whose product MKSLKYIATLLIVVLVLSACSNNKSLYSDDGQVFRKVITQDISTLDTALITDAVSGDIAGQAFEGLYSIDKGDKVTLGVAKEMPKKSNGGKTLTINLRKNAKWSNGDPVTADDFVYAWRKVVDPKTASEFAYIMSDIKNADLVNSGKKPVSELGIKALDKYKLQVELEKPVPYINELLALNTFDPQNSKIAKKYGEKYGTKADRAVYNGPFKVINWQVEDKIQLVKNDKYWDKKNVKLDKVNYKVLKDQQAGASLYDTDSVDDTIVTSEQVNKYKNSKALNHRLTAATFYIKMNEKTVPEFKNKHLRLAIAQAINKKGYVKSVLNDGSLASDNFTGIGTAKTPDGKDFASTVSSPLKYNTKEAKQNWEIAQKELGKKEFTFTMNTQDTPAAKIAAEYIKSQIETNLPGVTLKIKQMPFKQKITLELANNYETSYAGWSPDYPDPTAFLEIMTKGNAQNNTDWGNEEYDNLIKEANGSLLREPDKRNEALQKAESILLHDAPVAPIYQKGEAHLTNPQVRGLQYHKVGPDTTLKHVYIDKTIDRETGKKRKSE is encoded by the coding sequence ATGAAATCTTTAAAATATATAGCAACTTTATTAATAGTGGTTTTAGTACTTTCAGCTTGTAGTAATAATAAAAGTTTATATTCAGATGATGGCCAAGTCTTTAGAAAAGTTATTACACAAGATATAAGTACTTTAGATACGGCATTAATTACAGATGCAGTATCAGGAGATATAGCTGGCCAAGCATTTGAAGGCCTATATTCAATTGATAAAGGCGATAAGGTTACTTTAGGTGTAGCTAAAGAAATGCCTAAAAAAAGTAACGGGGGCAAAACTTTAACAATTAATTTAAGAAAAAACGCTAAGTGGTCTAACGGTGACCCAGTAACTGCGGACGACTTTGTTTATGCATGGAGAAAAGTTGTGGACCCCAAAACAGCATCTGAATTTGCTTACATAATGAGTGATATTAAAAATGCTGATTTAGTTAATTCAGGAAAAAAACCAGTGAGTGAATTAGGAATTAAAGCACTAGATAAATATAAACTTCAAGTTGAATTAGAAAAACCTGTGCCTTATATAAATGAACTATTGGCTTTAAATACTTTTGATCCTCAAAATTCTAAAATTGCCAAAAAATATGGAGAAAAATATGGTACAAAAGCCGATAGAGCAGTATATAATGGGCCTTTTAAAGTAATTAATTGGCAAGTGGAAGATAAAATTCAACTTGTAAAAAATGACAAGTATTGGGATAAAAAGAATGTTAAATTAGATAAAGTAAATTATAAAGTACTAAAAGATCAACAAGCTGGTGCATCATTATATGATACAGATTCAGTTGATGATACAATCGTAACATCTGAGCAGGTTAACAAATATAAAAATAGTAAAGCATTGAACCATCGTTTAACTGCTGCTACATTCTATATTAAAATGAATGAAAAAACAGTTCCGGAATTTAAAAATAAACACTTAAGATTAGCTATTGCGCAAGCTATTAATAAAAAAGGATATGTAAAATCTGTTTTAAATGACGGTTCTTTAGCCTCAGATAATTTCACTGGTATTGGAACTGCTAAAACACCAGACGGCAAAGATTTCGCAAGTACAGTTTCATCTCCATTAAAATATAATACCAAAGAAGCAAAACAAAATTGGGAAATTGCGCAAAAAGAATTAGGTAAAAAAGAATTTACTTTTACTATGAATACTCAAGACACCCCAGCAGCGAAGATTGCTGCTGAATATATAAAATCGCAGATTGAAACAAATTTACCTGGTGTTACTCTAAAAATTAAACAAATGCCATTTAAACAAAAAATTACTCTAGAGTTAGCAAATAATTATGAAACGTCATATGCAGGGTGGAGTCCTGACTATCCAGACCCAACGGCTTTCTTGGAAATAATGACAAAAGGTAATGCTCAAAATAATACTGATTGGGGTAACGAAGAATACGATAATCTTATCAAAGAAGCTAATGGTTCTTTACTACGTGAACCTGATAAGAGAAATGAAGCTTTACAAAAAGCTGAAAGTATTTTACTTCACGACGCACCAGTTGCACCTATATATCAAAAAGGTGAAGCACATTTAACTAATCCACAAGTTAGAGGGTTACAGTATCACAAAGTAGGCCCAGATACTACACTTAAGCACGTGTATATAGATAAAACTATTGATCGTGAAACAGGTAAAAAAAGGAAAAGTGAATAA
- a CDS encoding ABC transporter ATP-binding protein produces the protein MDKNNEVLLEIKNLKQYFNEGKRNEVRAIEDISFDIYKGETLGLVGESGCGKSTTGKAIIKLNDITSGEILYEGQDIQKISKRKDLLKFNKKIQMIFQDPYASLNPRLKVMDIVAEGIDIHKLASSKKDRKRRVYDLLETVGLSKEHANRYPHEFSGGQRQRIGIARALAVEPEFIIADEPISALDVSIQAQVVNLMLKLQKERGITFLFIAHDLSMVKYISDRIAVMHFGKIVELGSADEIYYHPLHDYTKSLLSAIPQPDPDSERTRKRVAYQEDESKNSERKLQEIRPDHYVFVTDEEAAQLKQEHQTQSV, from the coding sequence ATGGATAAAAATAATGAAGTGTTATTAGAAATTAAAAATTTAAAACAATATTTTAATGAAGGTAAACGTAATGAAGTAAGAGCCATTGAGGACATATCTTTTGATATCTATAAAGGGGAAACATTAGGGTTAGTTGGAGAGTCAGGATGTGGTAAATCAACTACAGGTAAAGCAATTATTAAACTAAATGATATTACAAGTGGAGAAATTTTATATGAAGGACAGGATATTCAAAAAATTTCTAAGCGTAAAGATTTATTAAAGTTTAATAAAAAAATTCAAATGATTTTCCAAGATCCATATGCTTCATTAAATCCTAGATTGAAAGTAATGGATATCGTTGCAGAGGGTATTGATATTCATAAATTAGCAAGCAGTAAAAAAGACCGTAAACGTCGTGTTTATGACTTACTTGAAACGGTCGGTTTAAGTAAAGAACATGCGAATAGATATCCACACGAATTTTCTGGTGGACAACGTCAACGTATCGGTATCGCGCGTGCACTAGCAGTGGAACCGGAATTTATTATTGCGGATGAGCCTATTTCAGCGTTAGATGTATCTATCCAAGCTCAGGTAGTAAACTTAATGTTGAAATTACAAAAAGAAAGAGGTATTACTTTCTTATTTATCGCGCATGACTTATCAATGGTTAAATATATTTCAGACCGTATCGCAGTGATGCACTTCGGAAAAATTGTTGAATTAGGTTCAGCTGACGAAATTTATTATCATCCATTACATGATTATACGAAATCATTGTTATCAGCGATTCCTCAACCTGACCCAGATAGTGAGAGAACACGTAAACGTGTAGCATATCAAGAAGATGAATCTAAAAATTCTGAGCGAAAACTTCAGGAAATAAGACCAGATCATTATGTTTTTGTAACTGATGAAGAAGCTGCTCAATTAAAACAAGAACATCAAACGCAAAGCGTTTAA
- a CDS encoding ABC transporter ATP-binding protein, producing MSERVLEVNDLHVSFDITAGEVQAVRGVDFYLNKGETLAIVGESGSGKSVTTKAITKLFQGDAGRIKKGAIDFLGEDLANKSEKELIKLRGKDISMIFQDPMTSLNPTMQIGKQVMEPLIKHRNYSKSEAKKRALEILNLVGLPNAEKRFKAYPHQFSGGQRQRIVIATALACEPKVLIADEPTTALDVTMQAQILDLMKDLQKKIDTSIIFITHDLGVVANIADRVAVMYGGQMIETGDVDEIFYDPKHPYTWGLLSSMPDLTTSNDTELIAIPGTPPDLLHPPKGDAFARRSQYALDIDFKQEPPWFKVSPTHFVKSWLLDKRAPKVKPPEMVVKRQRQMPNNYDKPRQVERVSFDG from the coding sequence ATGTCAGAAAGAGTATTAGAAGTCAACGACTTGCATGTTTCCTTTGATATTACTGCTGGGGAAGTGCAAGCGGTTAGAGGCGTAGATTTTTATTTGAACAAAGGGGAAACGTTAGCAATAGTGGGAGAGTCTGGTTCTGGAAAATCAGTAACCACTAAAGCGATTACAAAGCTATTCCAAGGAGATGCGGGCCGTATTAAAAAAGGTGCAATTGATTTTCTTGGTGAAGATTTAGCAAATAAATCTGAGAAAGAATTAATTAAATTACGTGGAAAAGATATTTCGATGATATTCCAAGATCCAATGACATCACTCAATCCGACGATGCAAATTGGGAAACAAGTAATGGAACCTTTAATTAAACATCGTAATTATAGTAAATCTGAAGCAAAAAAACGTGCTTTAGAAATTTTGAATTTAGTTGGATTGCCTAATGCTGAAAAACGTTTCAAAGCATACCCACATCAATTCTCTGGTGGTCAAAGACAGAGAATTGTAATCGCAACAGCTTTAGCTTGTGAACCTAAAGTATTGATTGCAGATGAACCAACAACAGCATTGGATGTAACAATGCAAGCTCAAATTTTAGATTTAATGAAAGATTTGCAGAAAAAGATTGATACATCAATTATATTTATTACCCATGATTTAGGTGTTGTGGCAAATATTGCAGATAGAGTAGCTGTTATGTACGGAGGTCAAATGATAGAAACAGGAGATGTAGATGAAATCTTCTATGACCCAAAGCATCCTTATACATGGGGATTATTATCATCAATGCCTGATTTAACTACTAGTAATGATACAGAATTAATTGCTATTCCTGGAACACCACCTGACTTACTTCATCCTCCTAAAGGAGATGCATTCGCACGTAGAAGTCAATATGCTTTAGATATTGATTTTAAACAAGAGCCACCATGGTTCAAAGTATCACCAACACATTTTGTTAAATCATGGTTATTAGATAAGAGAGCTCCTAAAGTAAAACCGCCAGAAATGGTTGTAAAAAGACAGCGTCAAATGCCGAATAATTACGACAAACCACGTCAAGTAGAAAGGGTGTCGTTCGATGGATAA
- the opp3C gene encoding oligopeptide ABC transporter permease codes for MTNDKFEKPLDDHSNAAMTHTSEGIAASDFVIRDLDINKEPEMQRESKNFWQDAWAQLKRNKLAVIGMIGLILIIILALVGPLISKHDFAEQNVDYRNLPAKIPILDKVHFLPFDGTGSDGKDAYAKVGAKENYWFGTDQLGRDLWTRTWKGTQISLVIGIVAALLDIFIGVVYGAISGFFGGRVDDVMQRILEIIASIPNLIVVILFVLIFEPSIWTIILAMSITGWLGMSRVVRGEFLKLKNQEFVMASRTLGASKVNLIFKHILPNTLGAIVVTSMFTVPSAIFFEAFLSFIGIGVPAPQTSLGSLVNDGRAMLLIHPHELFIPATILSLLILFFYLFSDGLRDAFDPKMRK; via the coding sequence ATGACAAATGATAAATTTGAAAAGCCGTTGGATGATCATTCAAACGCGGCGATGACACATACCTCTGAAGGCATTGCAGCTTCTGATTTTGTTATTAGAGATTTAGATATAAATAAAGAACCTGAAATGCAACGAGAAAGTAAAAATTTCTGGCAAGATGCATGGGCACAGCTAAAACGAAATAAACTTGCTGTAATAGGGATGATTGGCCTTATACTTATAATAATTTTAGCTTTAGTTGGTCCACTAATAAGTAAACATGATTTTGCTGAACAAAATGTCGATTATCGAAATCTTCCAGCAAAAATTCCCATATTAGACAAAGTTCATTTTTTACCATTTGATGGTACAGGTTCTGATGGTAAAGATGCTTATGCAAAAGTGGGAGCTAAAGAAAATTATTGGTTTGGAACAGATCAACTTGGTAGAGATTTATGGACACGTACATGGAAAGGCACTCAAATTTCTCTAGTTATTGGTATTGTGGCTGCCTTATTAGATATTTTTATCGGAGTAGTATATGGCGCTATTTCAGGATTTTTTGGTGGGCGAGTAGATGATGTAATGCAACGTATTTTGGAAATCATTGCTTCAATTCCAAACCTTATTGTAGTAATTTTATTCGTACTTATTTTTGAACCTTCTATTTGGACGATTATACTAGCCATGTCAATCACAGGTTGGTTAGGTATGAGTAGGGTTGTTCGTGGTGAATTCTTAAAATTAAAAAACCAAGAATTTGTAATGGCATCAAGAACTTTAGGCGCATCAAAAGTCAACTTGATTTTTAAACATATTCTCCCTAATACATTAGGGGCTATAGTAGTAACATCTATGTTTACTGTCCCAAGTGCGATTTTCTTTGAAGCATTCTTAAGTTTCATTGGTATAGGTGTTCCTGCACCACAAACCTCATTAGGATCTTTAGTTAATGATGGTCGTGCAATGTTATTAATTCATCCACACGAGTTATTCATTCCAGCAACAATTTTAAGTTTATTAATTTTATTTTTCTATCTATTTAGTGATGGTTTACGCGATGCATTTGACCCTAAAATGCGTAAATAA
- the opp3b gene encoding oligopeptide ABC transporter permease, whose protein sequence is MTRYIFKRLGYMFLSLFIIITITFFLMKLMPGSPFNDAKLSAEQKAILNEKYGLNDPVAIQYLHYLKNVVTGDFGYSFQYHNQPVWELIKPRLIPSMEMGITAMIIGVILGLILGVAAATKQNTWVDYTTTIISVIAVSVPSFVLAVLLQYVFAVRLRWFPVAGWEGFSTAVLPSLALSATVLATVARYIRAEMIEVLSSDYILLARAKGNSSLRVLFGHALRNALIPIITIIVPMLASILTGTLTIENIFGVPGLGDQFVRSITTNDFPVIMATTILFSTLFIVSIFIVDILYGIIDPRIRVQGGKK, encoded by the coding sequence ATGACGCGATATATTTTTAAACGTTTGGGATACATGTTTTTATCGCTTTTCATTATTATTACAATTACATTTTTCTTAATGAAATTAATGCCCGGTTCACCATTTAACGATGCGAAACTAAGTGCTGAGCAAAAGGCGATTCTTAATGAAAAGTATGGTTTAAATGATCCAGTTGCCATTCAATATCTTCATTATTTAAAGAATGTCGTAACTGGAGACTTTGGGTATTCATTCCAGTATCATAATCAACCGGTATGGGAGCTTATAAAACCGAGATTGATTCCTTCTATGGAAATGGGTATTACAGCTATGATTATCGGGGTTATTTTAGGTTTAATCCTTGGCGTAGCAGCAGCTACTAAACAAAATACTTGGGTAGATTATACAACAACTATAATTTCAGTAATCGCAGTATCAGTACCATCATTCGTATTAGCCGTACTTTTACAATATGTGTTTGCAGTACGTTTACGTTGGTTCCCAGTAGCTGGGTGGGAAGGATTTTCAACAGCAGTCTTACCTTCACTAGCATTGTCTGCGACAGTTTTAGCAACAGTAGCAAGGTATATTCGAGCAGAAATGATAGAAGTATTAAGTTCAGATTACATATTATTAGCACGTGCAAAAGGTAACTCTTCTTTAAGAGTGCTATTTGGACATGCATTACGTAATGCATTAATTCCAATTATTACTATTATTGTACCAATGTTAGCAAGTATATTAACTGGTACATTGACTATTGAAAATATTTTTGGAGTACCAGGTCTTGGGGACCAATTCGTTAGATCGATTACAACCAATGATTTCCCAGTTATCATGGCTACAACAATATTATTTAGTACATTATTTATTGTTTCAATCTTTATTGTAGATATTCTTTACGGAATTATTGATCCTAGAATTCGTGTGCAAGGAGGTAAAAAATAA
- a CDS encoding DUF3899 domain-containing protein, producing the protein MKNLKNWMIWLIITPILSMILWIIFTNHSFVSYINTLFYLSLTIFISIFFILLVQEGIFDATSYGFRRIRYQLSSRSKKRTMADDEFLNPQQVKKEHYFISTWIAPALICNIAYFVMTIIISFLL; encoded by the coding sequence ATGAAGAATTTAAAGAACTGGATGATATGGTTGATAATTACTCCCATTTTATCTATGATACTGTGGATTATATTTACAAATCATAGTTTTGTTTCATATATTAATACACTTTTTTATTTGTCTCTTACTATATTCATCTCCATTTTTTTCATTTTATTAGTTCAAGAGGGCATTTTTGATGCAACGAGCTATGGTTTTAGAAGAATAAGATATCAACTATCGTCTCGCTCAAAAAAGAGAACAATGGCGGATGATGAATTTTTAAATCCTCAACAAGTTAAAAAGGAACATTATTTTATATCTACATGGATTGCTCCAGCTTTGATATGTAATATTGCATACTTTGTGATGACAATAATAATTTCATTTCTACTTTAA